A genomic region of Nakaseomyces glabratus chromosome C, complete sequence contains the following coding sequences:
- a CDS encoding alpha-mannosyltransferase (CAGL0C03960g~Has domain(s) with predicted transferase activity, transferring glycosyl groups activity and role in protein glycosylation), translating into MHLFHLQNNKRLRYSIIFLAFTSLLLLLYRSNSIEPLPKSIYVDDQYPYAEGLLRSGHNSAFTLISNEMNKNQSRDKQSLSDGLTRFFDRDSKVLKNWDNSSRKDKCKWLIRGIYTDSNWTNIDILEWTNDATDKNKFQVCSERVRIYNYCFMNGNIDPVEVFDELNIPFADPYDFQSRMFMFLKKVNRNDKAYMYPLIKNVRNGDIIAKPRTKMSAKEYNANFMGHWKAEARGRGITLTVAPDDIKLLRSLFKVLEKLGNEYPVEVVHKGGEMTPKMEDLIRQYAEETNQEVYVINLSPILDPDFAEENIKRFSNKWLAAMFNTFEEVMLLDADVVLYNHPDHFFELKGYQDTGLMLWKDREITDTDVYDKCTAMAPFFEPSLEEHKLLGTTQKYRLTGPSLEAHNESEATTLIDYFRKKRLNVIDSGVVIFNKKQKLHALVLSNYYHINRKFLGCVHGDKEFFEFGVLAAGEDYHIAPQRAAALGPIGFHPGRQKYYVCSTQMGHPDENNNILWSNGGLKNCKLDKAEADFKRHPEYFKAKYGNVATAKVYYTYRVEIQGFIIPDVKKQEWFQYPDCAHYWYCAFLEDTPDSLSTGKLVKFTEKEIERYNDIGKAWYHGTK; encoded by the coding sequence ATGCATTTATTCCATCTACAAAACAATAAGCGACTACGTTATAGCATTATTTTCCTAGCCTTCACATCTTTATTACTGTTACTTTATAGATCAAATTCGATAGAGCCGTTACCAAAGTCAATATATGTCGATGATCAATACCCATATGCTGAAGGTTTATTACGGTCGGGTCATAATTCAGCATTTACATTAATATCTAATGAGATGAACAAGAATCAATCAAGGGATAAACAATCTCTATCGGATGGGCTTACCCGTTTCTTCGATCGGGATTCCAAAGTTCTTAAAAATTGGGACAATAGTTCGAGAAAAGACAAATGCAAGTGGCTTATAAGAGGCATTTATACGGACTCCAATTGGACTAACATAGATATTTTGGAATGGACAAATGACGCAACTGATAAGAACAAATTCCAAGTATGCTCTGAACGTGTAAGAATCTACAATTACTGTTTCATGAATGGCAATATCGACCCCGTTGAGGTATTTGATGAGTTGAACATACCGTTTGCAGACCCATATGACTTCCAAAGTCGGATGTTcatgttcttgaagaaggtgaATAGGAATGACAAAGCGTACATGTACCCACTAATCAAGAATGTGCGTAATGGAGATATTATAGCGAAGCCACGGACTAAGATGAGTGCTAAGGAGTACAATGCTAATTTCATGGGGCACTGGAAAGCTGAGGCCCGCGGGCGAGGTATTACGTTGACAGTAGCACCTGATGATATAAAGCTATTGCGGTCATTATTTAAAGTTTTGGAGAAGTTAGGGAATGAATATCCTGTGGAGGTTGTCCATAAAGGTGGTGAGATGACACCCAAGATGGAAGATCTGATCAGACAATATGCTGAGGAGACAAACCAGGAAGTATATGTCATCAACCTCTCACCAATACTTGATCCGGACTTTGCAGAAgagaatatcaaaagatTTAGTAACAAGTGGCTGGCAGCCATGTTTAatacttttgaagaagtaaTGCTTCTAGATGCTGATGTAGTTCTATACAACCATCCCGATCATTTTTTTGAGCTGAAAGGCTATCAAGATACAGGACTTATGCTATGGAAAGATAGGGAAATCACTGACACTGATGTTTATGATAAATGCACTGCAATGGCGCCTTTTTTTGAGCCATCATTAGAAGAGCATAAACTATTAGGAACTACCCAAAAATACAGATTAACGGGTCCTTCACTGGAAGCACATAATGAATCAGAAGCGACCACATTGATAGATTACTTTCGCAAAAAACGTCTTAACGTTATTGATAGTGGTGTTGTtatcttcaacaaaaagcaaaagCTTCATGCTTTAGTGCTCTCgaattattatcatatcAATCGAAAATTTTTAGGATGTGTCCACGGTGATAAGGagttttttgaatttggtGTATTGGCTGCAGGTGAAGATTACCACATTGCCCCACAGAGGGCAGCCGCCCTTGGTCCAATTGGTTTTCATCCTGGCCGGCAAAAATATTACGTGTGTTCCACTCAAATGGGGCATCcagatgaaaataataacattttGTGGTCCAATGGGGGGCTAAAGAATTGTAAGCTAGATAAAGCAGAAGCTGATTTTAAAAGGCACCCAGAATATTTCAAGGCCAAATACGGAAATGTAGCTACTGCGAAAGTATATTATACTTACCGAGTTGAGATTCAAGGCTTTATTATCCCCGATGTAAAAAAACAGGAATGGTTTCAATATCCCGATTGCGCGCACTATTGGTATTGCGCCTTCTTAGAGGATACACCAGATTCACTCTCGACAGGCAAGCTAGTAAAATTCACTGAAAAAGAGATAGAGAGGTATAATGACATCGGCAAAGCTTGGTATCATGGTACTAAGTAA
- a CDS encoding alpha-mannosyltransferase (CAGL0C03982g~Has domain(s) with predicted transferase activity, transferring glycosyl groups activity and role in protein glycosylation): MSLLARYLLQRRVKRYSILFVLFLGLFMFIARHTQRRNDTSISVFAEEKFPYNEGLLHSEGNSAYTFMSQKLQRVSENWDKDPIYKRIFSSVDYDYKILMHWNTSSRQDKCKWLISSLYSDPNWDNRDIFEYSKNGQYNNTFKVAAENLRIYNYCFLNGNINPLQFFDDLSIPFTDAYDFQKRMVIFLRKTSSDDEAYLYPLIKNVRNGEIIAKPPTKLSPREYNSNFMGHWKRESKGKGITLTIAPGDIKLLRSLFKVLQRQGNEYPVQIIQKGGEMTPKMESLIKKYALETEQDVYIIDLAPILDPAFAIQRITKFQNKWFASMFNTFEEALLLDADVVLYTEPEHFFKMKGYQDTGLLLWRDRELTALETPDRCAALAPHLEPSVEEYSLLGTRQKYRLTESSLKIHNEPEARTLYEYFHKKIVTIIDSGVVVYNKRQKLHALMTAEYFHISRKFAGCVYGDKEYFEFGAFAAGEDYHIEKDKASAIGSIEYHSAKDKYYICSAQMGHADENNNLLWSNGGLMNCKANSAADDFNENPKYFKAKYGDVKTLEAHYSKPIDIQGFIIPDISKHNWIQYPECKRYVYCAFVADPPVDSNTGKLVRFSRKNRQIYKDIASVWFEGTSYS; encoded by the coding sequence ATGTCGCTACTAGCACGGTACTTGCTTCAAAGGCGAGTAAAACGATATAGTATTCTATTTGTGCTATTTTTGGGTTTGTTTATGTTCATTGCCAGGCACAcacaaagaagaaatgacACAAGCATATCTGTTTTTGCAGAAGAAAAGTTTCCCTATAATGAAGGGCTTTTACATTCTGAAGGCAATTCAGCTTATACATTTATGAGCCAAAAGCTCCAAAGAGTTAGTGAAAACTGGGATAAAGATCCGATCtacaaaagaatattttcaagCGTTGATTATGattataaaattttaatGCACTGGAATACAAGCTCAAGACAAGATAAGTGTAAGTGGCTAATTAGTTCACTATATTCAGATCCCAACTGGGACAATCGTGATATATTCGAATACTCAAAAAATGGGCAATATAACAATACGTTTAAAGTAGCAGCTGAGAATTtaagaatatataattattgtTTTCTAAATGGAAACATTAATCCTTTACAGTTTTTTGATGACTTGAGTATACCATTCACAGATGCCTACGATTTCCAAAAAAGGATGGTAATATTTTTAAGGAAGACTTCTTCTGATGATGAGGCATATTTATATCCATTGATCAAAAACGTCCGTAATGGTGAAATAATTGCCAAACCGCCAACAAAACTATCTCCAAGAGAGTACAATTCAAACTTCATGGGCCATTGGAAGCGAGAATCAAAGGGAAAGGGTATCACACTAACCATAGCACCCGGTGATATTAAACTTCTGCGATCTTTATTTAAAGTTCTCCAAAGGCAAGGGAATGAATATCCTGTGCAAATAATTCAAAAGGGGGGTGAAATGACACCTAAAATGGAATCGcttataaaaaaatacgCGTTAGAAACAGAGCAAgatgtatatataattgaCCTAGCTCCAATCCTAGATCCCGCTTTTGCTATCCAgagaattacaaaatttcaaaataaatggTTTGCATCTATGTTTAatacttttgaagaagcttTACTACTAGATGCCGATGTTGTTCTTTACACTGAACCGGAACACTTTTTTAAAATGAAAGGCTATCAAGATACAGGGCTCTTGTTATGGAGAGATAGAGAGTTGACTGCACTAGAGACACCAGATAGATGTGCAGCGCTAGCTCCCCATTTAGAACCCTCTGTAGAGGAATATAGCTTGCTAGGCACTAGACAGAAATATAGACTAACAGAATCATCCTTAAAGATTCACAATGAACCAGAAGCAAGAACGCTTTATGAATATTTCCATAAAAAGATTGTAACGATCATTGATAGTGGCGTTGTAGTGTATAACAAAAGGCAAAAGCTACATGCTCTCATGACTGCCGAATACTTCCATATCAGTCGTAAGTTTGCAGGCTGTGTCTACGGTGACAAGgaatattttgaatttggtGCTTTTGCTGCAGGAGAAGATTACCACATAGAAAAAGATAAGGCTTCTGCGATTGGATCAATAGAATATCATTCCGCTAAAGATAAGTATTACATATGTTCCGCACAGATGGGACATgctgatgaaaataataatttgttgTGGTCAAATGGAGGATTAATGAACTGTAAAGCAAATTCTGCAGCTGATGATTTTAATGAAAATCCGAAGTACTTCAAAGCTAAGTATGGAGATGTTAAGACACTCGAAGCCCATTATAGCAAGCCAATAGATATTCAAGGTTTTATTATACCAGATATAAGCAAGCATAATTGGATTCAATATCCAGAGTGTAAACGCTATGTTTATTGTGCTTTCGTTGCCGATCCTCCAGTAGATAGCAATACCGGAAAGCTTGTCAGATTCAGCAGAAAGAACAGGCAAATATATAAGGATATTGCCAGTGTGTGGTTTGAAGGCACTTCATATTCataa